The Devosia sp. A16 genome includes a window with the following:
- a CDS encoding FAD:protein FMN transferase: protein MGTRYSAVFFGRPDRPLAELHEALQQSVDAVDAQMSTWKPGSNLMLLNGAPVGTWIDVPEQLTTVLAAALQVGQVSGGAFDIGVGELVSAWGFGPGTGAPDPDAIAAAGVVGRVPAHLAIELDLVGRRVRKHSPMRLDLSGIAKGYGVDELARVLESHGIQRYLVAIDGELRAGAPKPDGSGWRVAVERPEFGRRAADGVVEITGAALATSGDYRHAVEFRGDRYSHTIDPRRQVPLRNGPASVTVRAATAMQADAWATALMVLGPERGSELASTLDLEVLFAERGIDPTDVDRPTTPAPERRSYHDQNYR, encoded by the coding sequence ATGGGAACCCGCTACTCGGCAGTGTTCTTCGGCAGGCCGGATCGACCGCTGGCCGAGCTGCATGAGGCGTTGCAGCAGAGTGTCGATGCTGTCGACGCCCAGATGTCCACCTGGAAGCCGGGGTCCAACCTGATGCTGCTCAATGGCGCCCCGGTCGGGACCTGGATCGACGTGCCCGAACAACTGACGACCGTATTGGCGGCAGCCCTGCAGGTGGGACAGGTTTCCGGCGGCGCCTTCGATATCGGCGTCGGCGAGCTCGTCTCTGCATGGGGCTTCGGTCCCGGTACAGGCGCGCCGGACCCCGACGCCATCGCGGCCGCGGGTGTCGTAGGGCGCGTGCCGGCGCATCTTGCCATCGAACTGGATCTTGTCGGCAGACGCGTGCGCAAGCATAGCCCGATGAGGCTCGACCTTTCCGGCATCGCCAAGGGCTATGGCGTGGACGAACTGGCCCGCGTGCTCGAGAGTCACGGTATCCAGCGCTATCTGGTTGCGATCGACGGCGAGTTGCGGGCCGGAGCGCCCAAACCGGATGGCTCCGGCTGGCGCGTTGCCGTGGAGCGTCCCGAGTTCGGGCGTCGCGCCGCCGACGGGGTGGTCGAGATCACCGGAGCGGCGCTTGCCACCTCGGGCGACTACCGGCATGCGGTCGAATTCCGCGGTGACCGCTACAGCCACACTATCGACCCGCGGCGGCAGGTTCCGCTCCGCAACGGCCCGGCTTCAGTAACCGTACGCGCCGCGACCGCAATGCAGGCGGATGCCTGGGCAACCGCCCTGATGGTCCTCGGTCCCGAACGCGGTAGCGAACTCGCATCGACACTCGACCTCGAGGTGCTGTTCGCCGAGCGCGGCATCGATCCGACCGACGTTGATCGACCGACCACCCCGGCCCCTGAAAGGAGGAGCTACCATGACCAGAACTATCGCTAG
- a CDS encoding PepSY domain-containing protein, with amino-acid sequence MRRLHALAGLLGLALVTFMAITGFVLSLQPVLETIGAAPSVGTPSVAAVAARVNDAVPGLERLVRLASGQLVAYGREGASRSAVIVDPSNGTVVGAYAPSPIFSFISELHRSLFLGPAGHGIAGVGALAILVLSVSGIGLLVRKMGGWRQLLATPRGSGAQRLHTSLARAAVLALLLTASTGIYMSAAYFELLPSSGAEFSFAPSGSGGTPAPIASLDGLAGIPLSDLRELVFPAANDPGDVFTVTTSSGEGYVDQSTGALLSFTPNSVWQQAYELIYMLHTGQGAAVLAVLLGVGALTAPALALTGSAIWWLRRRSMPRVVHNASWRDADTIILVGSESGSTWGFAANLHEGLVACGHRVHLAGMNDLRRSYPGAARLLVLTATYGDGTAPASARQFLTRLGSFSSRPAFAVLGFGDQSFPQFCGYAASVEAALAERGLEPFLPVYGIDRQSPADFAAWGNILGERLGLALALSHVPPRPRTSQFVLDERALFGAEVQAPVAMLRFTMPERSRRLRLGRQKLPRFEAGDLVGILPPGSDVPRYYSIASASSEGVLEICVRKQASGLCSEFLHALVPGDTVEAFIRRNPDFRPNRSRRPLILVGAGAGVAPLAGFVRRNRHRPVHLFFGARDPGSDFLYRDEMQEALAEGRLTSLTTAFSRVLGGGYVQDRLLEEGARVRELVERGAQIMVCGGRDMASGVREAMDACLAPLGLSVDTLKRRGLYLEDAY; translated from the coding sequence ATGCGCCGCTTGCACGCTCTGGCCGGCCTCCTGGGCCTGGCTCTGGTCACCTTCATGGCAATCACCGGCTTCGTGCTGTCGCTGCAGCCGGTGCTGGAGACAATCGGCGCCGCACCGAGCGTCGGTACGCCCAGCGTCGCCGCCGTTGCAGCGCGGGTAAACGATGCGGTACCGGGGCTCGAGCGGCTGGTGCGGCTGGCGTCGGGCCAGCTCGTTGCCTATGGCCGCGAGGGCGCGAGCCGCAGCGCCGTGATCGTGGATCCCTCGAACGGGACCGTGGTCGGCGCCTATGCCCCTTCACCGATATTCTCCTTCATCTCCGAGCTGCACCGTTCGCTCTTCCTCGGCCCGGCCGGCCACGGCATCGCCGGCGTCGGCGCGCTCGCCATCCTGGTTCTTTCCGTGAGTGGCATCGGCTTGCTGGTCCGCAAGATGGGCGGCTGGCGGCAGCTTCTGGCGACACCTCGCGGTAGCGGAGCGCAACGACTGCACACCAGCCTCGCCCGGGCTGCAGTACTGGCGCTCCTCCTCACCGCGTCCACCGGTATCTATATGTCGGCGGCCTATTTCGAGTTGCTCCCCAGCTCCGGCGCGGAGTTCTCCTTCGCGCCGAGCGGTAGCGGCGGAACCCCGGCTCCCATTGCCTCGCTCGATGGGCTGGCGGGCATTCCGCTCAGTGACTTGCGCGAACTGGTCTTTCCCGCCGCGAACGATCCCGGCGATGTGTTCACCGTCACCACCAGCTCCGGCGAGGGCTATGTCGACCAGTCGACGGGCGCGCTGCTCTCGTTCACGCCCAACAGCGTGTGGCAGCAGGCTTACGAGCTGATCTACATGCTCCATACCGGCCAGGGGGCTGCGGTGCTGGCGGTGCTGCTCGGTGTGGGCGCCCTCACCGCGCCGGCCCTGGCACTCACCGGTTCGGCGATCTGGTGGTTGCGTCGCCGCAGCATGCCGCGCGTTGTGCACAATGCGTCGTGGCGGGATGCCGATACCATCATCCTGGTCGGCAGCGAGTCCGGCAGCACCTGGGGCTTCGCCGCCAACCTCCATGAGGGGCTCGTTGCCTGCGGCCACCGCGTGCACCTTGCCGGCATGAACGATCTTCGCCGCTCCTATCCCGGGGCGGCCCGCCTGCTTGTTCTCACCGCCACCTACGGTGACGGAACGGCGCCTGCCTCGGCGCGTCAGTTTCTGACGCGGCTCGGATCGTTCAGTTCGCGGCCTGCCTTCGCCGTGTTGGGTTTCGGCGACCAGAGCTTTCCACAGTTCTGCGGCTATGCCGCCAGTGTCGAGGCCGCGCTGGCCGAGCGCGGGCTCGAGCCGTTTCTGCCGGTCTATGGCATTGACCGCCAGTCCCCTGCCGATTTCGCCGCCTGGGGCAATATCCTGGGCGAGCGGCTCGGCCTTGCGCTCGCGCTCTCCCACGTGCCACCCCGCCCGCGCACCAGCCAGTTCGTGCTGGATGAGCGTGCGTTGTTCGGGGCCGAGGTGCAGGCCCCGGTCGCGATGCTGCGGTTCACCATGCCGGAGCGCAGTCGCAGGCTCAGGCTCGGACGCCAGAAGCTGCCCCGTTTCGAAGCGGGGGATCTCGTCGGCATACTGCCACCGGGCAGCGATGTGCCGCGCTACTATTCGATAGCCAGCGCCTCGTCGGAGGGCGTGCTCGAAATCTGTGTCCGCAAACAGGCGAGCGGCCTTTGCTCGGAGTTTCTGCATGCGCTCGTGCCGGGTGACACGGTGGAGGCCTTTATCCGGCGCAACCCCGATTTCCGGCCCAACCGCAGCCGTCGACCACTGATCCTCGTCGGGGCGGGGGCAGGCGTCGCCCCGCTCGCCGGGTTCGTTCGCCGCAACCGGCATCGCCCCGTTCACCTGTTCTTCGGCGCCCGCGATCCGGGATCGGATTTCCTCTATCGCGACGAGATGCAGGAAGCGCTGGCCGAAGGGCGCCTCACCTCGCTCACGACCGCGTTCTCGCGCGTGCTGGGCGGCGGCTACGTGCAGGATCGCCTGCTCGAGGAAGGGGCACGGGTCCGCGAGCTGGTCGAGCGAGGCGCTCAGATCATGGTCTGTGGCGGCCGCGACATGGCGAGCGGCGTCCGCGAGGCGATGGACGCCTGCCTCGCGCCGCTGGGCCTTTCCGTCGACACCCTCAAACGGCGGGGACTTTATCTTGAAGATGCTTACTGA
- a CDS encoding DUF2271 domain-containing protein, whose amino-acid sequence MKKLAAMLMLATALVAPATAWARDVTIEAQMVRYSGRPAYLAVYLTDPSGAYQSTLWVSGHKTRYYGALRGWAQGVSQAGSLNLDGITGASVGGGETLTVHASLADTLIDAGYQVHVDTAIEDGGQYSDDAVIAVTSAPGTVDGTGYVSKLSISM is encoded by the coding sequence ATGAAGAAGCTTGCCGCGATGCTGATGCTGGCGACCGCGCTGGTGGCGCCGGCCACGGCCTGGGCCCGGGATGTGACCATCGAGGCGCAGATGGTGCGCTACTCGGGACGTCCCGCCTACCTGGCGGTCTATCTCACCGATCCGTCCGGGGCTTATCAGTCGACGCTCTGGGTTTCGGGGCACAAGACCAGGTACTATGGCGCGCTGCGCGGCTGGGCCCAGGGCGTATCGCAGGCCGGTTCGCTCAACCTCGACGGCATCACCGGTGCCAGCGTCGGTGGCGGCGAAACGCTGACCGTGCACGCCAGTCTGGCCGACACGCTGATCGATGCCGGCTACCAGGTGCACGTGGATACGGCAATCGAGGATGGCGGCCAATACTCCGACGACGCCGTGATCGCCGTGACATCGGCGCCAGGCACGGTCGATGGCACCGGCTACGTCAGCAAGCTGTCGATCAGCATGTAG
- a CDS encoding response regulator transcription factor: MRILLIEDDHVLGAAIRDYLLSAGHAADWMQRIDDARHALGGVPYELVVLDLGLPDGRGLDLLRELRTAGNAVPVIIATAQDQIAVRVEGLNAGADDYLVKPFDLAEMAARIAAVVRRYGGSPIPTLVAAGVAVDLAHRRVSVNGKPVGLTAREWAVLERLLARRGAIVTRSEIEDSLYAFGAEIESNAVEVYISRLRKKLGREFVHTNRGLGYQVQQ; the protein is encoded by the coding sequence TTGCGCATATTGCTGATCGAGGACGACCACGTACTGGGCGCGGCCATCCGCGACTACCTGCTATCGGCCGGCCATGCCGCCGATTGGATGCAGCGGATCGACGATGCGCGGCATGCCCTCGGTGGCGTCCCCTATGAACTGGTCGTGCTCGACCTTGGCCTGCCCGATGGCCGTGGGCTCGACCTGCTGCGCGAACTGCGCACTGCCGGCAATGCCGTGCCGGTGATCATCGCCACCGCGCAGGATCAGATCGCCGTCCGCGTCGAAGGCCTCAATGCCGGAGCCGATGATTATCTGGTCAAGCCATTCGATCTGGCCGAAATGGCCGCTCGCATCGCTGCTGTCGTCCGCCGCTATGGCGGCAGCCCCATACCCACCCTCGTCGCCGCGGGGGTCGCTGTCGACCTCGCGCACCGCCGGGTCAGCGTCAATGGCAAGCCGGTCGGCCTCACGGCCCGCGAATGGGCAGTCCTGGAGCGGCTGCTTGCGCGCCGCGGCGCGATCGTCACCAGATCGGAAATTGAGGATTCGCTCTACGCTTTCGGCGCTGAAATCGAAAGCAACGCCGTGGAGGTCTACATCAGCCGATTGCGCAAGAAGCTGGGACGGGAGTTCGTCCACACCAACCGTGGGCTCGGCTACCAGGTGCAGCAATGA